A window from Frischella perrara encodes these proteins:
- the xerD gene encoding site-specific tyrosine recombinase XerD, which produces MMSQNNVLLEQFLDSLWFEKNLADNTIQSYRLDLQALTKALEEHNVTLLTATTSHLQDFLLQRVEKGYKASSSARLLSAIKRLYQYLYRENYRHDDPSVVLSSPKLPKKLPKDLTESQVEALLQSPNLEDELEIRDKAMLELLYATGLRVSELVGLHLNDISLNQGVVRIIGKGNKERLVPIGEEAIYWLEYYLKYSRDNLLKRGANDILFPSRLGIKMTRQTFWHRIKYYAILTNIDVDALSPHVLRHAFATHLLNHGADLRVVQMLLGHSSLSTTQIYTHVATERLKHLHRIHHPRA; this is translated from the coding sequence ATGATGTCACAGAACAATGTATTATTAGAACAGTTTTTAGATTCACTTTGGTTTGAAAAAAACTTGGCTGATAATACCATTCAATCTTATCGTTTAGATTTACAAGCCTTAACGAAAGCGCTAGAAGAACACAATGTGACATTGTTAACGGCCACAACTAGTCATCTACAAGATTTTTTACTGCAAAGAGTAGAAAAAGGTTATAAAGCTAGTAGTTCAGCACGTTTACTTAGTGCAATTAAGCGCTTATACCAATATTTATATCGTGAAAATTATCGCCATGACGATCCATCCGTCGTTTTATCCTCACCAAAACTACCCAAGAAATTACCTAAAGACTTAACTGAATCACAGGTTGAGGCATTATTACAATCGCCTAATCTTGAAGATGAGTTAGAAATACGTGATAAGGCAATGTTAGAGCTACTTTATGCAACAGGGTTACGTGTTTCGGAACTAGTAGGATTGCATTTAAATGATATCAGCTTAAATCAAGGTGTGGTTAGGATAATAGGTAAAGGAAATAAAGAGCGCTTAGTTCCTATTGGCGAGGAAGCAATTTATTGGTTAGAATACTATCTAAAATATAGTCGTGATAATTTACTCAAACGAGGAGCTAATGATATTTTATTTCCTAGCCGTTTGGGAATAAAAATGACCAGACAGACATTCTGGCATCGTATCAAATATTATGCCATACTAACGAATATTGATGTGGATGCGTTATCGCCCCATGTATTACGTCACGCGTTTGCCACGCATTTACTTAATCATGGCGCAGATCTACGGGTAGTTCAAATGTTATTAGGACATAGTAGTTTATCTACAACACAAATTTATACTCATGTTGCAACTGAACGCCTGAAGCATTTACATCGTATACACCATCCAAGAGCTTAA
- the dsbC gene encoding bifunctional protein-disulfide isomerase/oxidoreductase DsbC, producing the protein MKKLISTLTIVLGASISVAQASDADILNTLNKLGYPSTDIKIESSPIASIKTVISPDGVLYITEDGQFITQGPIFNMQGDKPENIANPYNAKLIASIDKNAIVYQAENEKYVISVFTDYTCSYCKKLHQEIQSYLDAGISVHYFAFPRQGLNSQVAKDMQSIWSAVDRKAAFDNAYKGGTITPASSLVPFVKTQYEVGRQIGLTGTPAIVLQNGQLLSGYVPAAELIKVLDDIN; encoded by the coding sequence ATGAAAAAACTGATTTCTACTTTAACAATCGTCTTAGGAGCATCAATCAGTGTCGCTCAAGCGTCTGACGCTGATATCTTAAACACATTAAATAAACTAGGCTATCCATCAACAGATATCAAAATTGAATCATCACCTATAGCTTCAATTAAAACGGTTATTTCTCCAGATGGGGTACTCTATATCACTGAAGATGGTCAATTCATCACACAAGGTCCTATATTTAATATGCAAGGTGATAAACCCGAAAATATAGCCAATCCTTATAATGCAAAGTTAATCGCTAGTATAGACAAAAATGCAATTGTATATCAGGCGGAAAATGAAAAATATGTGATTTCAGTATTTACTGATTACACATGTAGCTACTGTAAGAAACTTCACCAAGAGATTCAAAGTTATCTTGATGCTGGTATTTCAGTCCATTATTTTGCCTTTCCAAGACAAGGGTTAAATTCTCAAGTAGCTAAAGATATGCAATCAATATGGAGTGCTGTAGACCGCAAAGCAGCCTTTGATAATGCATATAAAGGGGGCACTATCACACCTGCATCAAGTCTAGTTCCTTTTGTTAAAACACAATATGAAGTAGGTCGTCAAATTGGTCTTACTGGTACGCCGGCAATTGTTCTGCAAAACGGTCAATTGCTCTCTGGCTATGTACCGGCAGCGGAATTAATAAAAGTTCTTGATGATATTAACTAA
- the sohB gene encoding protease SohB: MQWLSQYFVFLAETVTIVIAIFAVLLFIFAQKKKSMPTGSFEIKDITEEYQNTKETMLRNIMDDVATKEFNKQQKQQRKKEKKQLKQAQKSQSDNTNHNKPNCYVLSFNGSVDAHEVEDLRQEVTAIISIIKPEDKVLLKLESPGGVVHGYGLAASQLLRFRQRDIDLTAVVDKVAASGGYMMACTANKIIAAPFAIIGSIGVVAQIPNFHRLLKKNDIDIELQTAGQYKRTLTMFGENTEEGRKKFQQELEETHLLFKDFVFENRPNVDIQEVATGEHWFAVQAKEKGLVDEINTSDDVILSLIDSYKIISVKYHRRKKITERLAKNIVSGIEKLCFRNSRTIY; encoded by the coding sequence ATGCAGTGGCTTTCTCAATATTTCGTTTTTCTTGCTGAAACAGTGACGATTGTTATCGCTATTTTTGCTGTTTTGCTTTTTATTTTTGCTCAAAAAAAGAAATCAATGCCAACTGGTAGCTTTGAAATTAAAGATATAACGGAAGAATATCAGAACACCAAAGAAACAATGCTACGCAATATCATGGATGATGTTGCTACCAAAGAATTCAATAAACAACAAAAGCAACAACGCAAAAAAGAAAAAAAACAGCTAAAACAAGCTCAAAAGTCACAATCTGATAATACAAATCATAATAAACCAAACTGCTATGTATTGAGTTTCAATGGGAGTGTCGATGCCCACGAAGTGGAAGATCTTCGTCAAGAAGTTACCGCCATTATTTCAATAATAAAACCCGAAGATAAAGTACTATTAAAACTGGAAAGTCCTGGCGGTGTTGTGCATGGTTATGGACTTGCTGCATCACAACTATTACGTTTTCGTCAACGTGACATTGACCTGACTGCGGTAGTCGATAAAGTTGCTGCTAGCGGTGGTTATATGATGGCATGTACTGCAAACAAAATAATAGCTGCCCCGTTTGCCATAATAGGTTCAATTGGTGTTGTTGCCCAAATACCTAATTTCCATCGGTTATTGAAAAAAAATGACATTGACATTGAATTACAAACTGCTGGTCAATATAAGCGAACTTTAACCATGTTTGGTGAGAACACAGAAGAAGGACGAAAGAAATTCCAACAAGAATTAGAAGAAACACATCTATTATTTAAGGATTTTGTTTTCGAAAACCGTCCAAATGTTGATATTCAAGAAGTTGCAACAGGAGAACATTGGTTTGCCGTACAAGCAAAAGAGAAAGGACTAGTAGATGAAATTAATACAAGTGATGATGTTATACTTTCACTAATAGATAGTTATAAAATTATCAGTGTTAAATATCATCGACGTAAGAAAATTACGGAACGATTAGCTAAAAATATCGTCAGTGGTATTGAAAAGTTATGCTTTAGAAATAGCCGGACTATCTATTAA
- a CDS encoding MFS transporter: MAIAVGIAVASNYYAQPLLHSITNDLHISTENAGSIITVAQFSYALGLLFVAPLGDKIERKTLIILLMLLTTCGLIISALANSSLMLIIGTAIAGIFSAVAQVIIPFAATLALPNRRGKVVGILMSGMLLGILLGRTFAGAISTIVDWRTVYWVAAIIMCLITLMLSLALPRYSHKSDLNYWELIFSIFGLYRRERVLRIRSFIGAISFALFSLLWTPLAFLLTDAPYHYSDFVIGLFGLAGAAGAMCSPIAGRLSDKGKGNLLTTLGLTLLVLCWLPLSLAKMSLIALIIGIIVIDFAAQITHISSMNDIYQGNAAMRTRLNVGYMLSYFTGGMLGSLCSTYLYAHYGWYAIAIVSIGLAIIGIMFWWYYLKTLKNSSKEGA, translated from the coding sequence ATGGCTATTGCAGTAGGTATTGCTGTAGCGAGTAATTACTATGCTCAACCCCTTTTGCATTCTATTACTAATGATCTCCATATCTCAACTGAGAATGCTGGCTCCATCATTACAGTAGCACAATTCAGTTACGCCTTAGGATTATTATTTGTCGCTCCCTTAGGTGACAAAATTGAACGTAAAACATTAATTATTCTTTTAATGTTATTAACAACTTGTGGATTAATCATAAGTGCACTGGCTAATTCATCACTGATGCTAATTATAGGTACGGCTATTGCAGGGATTTTTTCTGCAGTTGCGCAGGTAATCATTCCTTTTGCGGCTACTTTGGCTTTACCAAATCGGCGCGGTAAAGTCGTTGGGATTTTAATGAGTGGCATGTTATTAGGTATATTGTTAGGTAGAACTTTTGCTGGTGCGATATCGACTATAGTTGATTGGCGAACAGTATATTGGGTCGCTGCCATCATCATGTGCTTAATTACTTTAATGTTAAGTTTAGCTCTACCACGATATAGTCATAAGAGTGATCTTAATTACTGGGAATTAATTTTTTCGATTTTTGGATTATATCGGCGGGAAAGAGTGCTAAGAATTCGATCATTTATTGGTGCAATCTCTTTTGCTTTATTTTCTTTATTATGGACACCGTTAGCTTTTTTATTGACTGATGCACCTTACCATTATTCTGATTTTGTTATTGGTTTATTTGGTTTGGCAGGTGCAGCAGGGGCAATGTGTTCACCTATTGCAGGTCGTTTATCGGATAAAGGCAAAGGTAATCTATTAACCACGCTTGGTTTAACTTTATTAGTGCTTTGTTGGTTACCACTATCGTTGGCAAAGATGTCATTAATTGCTTTAATTATTGGTATTATTGTTATTGATTTTGCAGCTCAAATAACTCATATATCCTCGATGAATGATATTTATCAAGGAAATGCAGCCATGCGTACTCGCTTAAATGTTGGTTATATGTTGAGTTATTTTACGGGGGGTATGCTAGGTTCATTATGTTCCACATATCTTTACGCACACTATGGTTGGTATGCAATAGCGATCGTCAGCATCGGTTTAGCTATTATTGGAATAATGTTCTGGTGGTATTATCTTAAAACCCTCAAAAATAGCTCTAAAGAAGGTGCATAA
- the mpl gene encoding UDP-N-acetylmuramate:L-alanyl-gamma-D-glutamyl-meso-diaminopimelate ligase, protein MHIHILGICGTFMTGIALIARSLGHNVTGSDKNVYPPMSTLLEQENINLIEGYDPSQLSPEPDLVIIGNAMSRGNPCVEHILNNNIPYISAPQWLHDNVLKDRWVIAVAGTHGKTTTAGMINWILEKANYQQGFLIGGVPGNYNVSARLGDSNFFVIEADEYDCAFFDKRSKFMHYCPKTLVLNNLEYDHADIFDDLRAIQKQFHHLVRLVPNKGLIISPQDDINIKNMLARGCWSEQTHTESESGWQAEKLTNNASKFNVYLQQKLVGTVEYDLVGEHNMHNALMAIAAAYNVGIEPKEACDALNTFVNAKRRLELYGEVDGIEIYDDFAHHPTAILATLEALRSKVGSNRRIFTVLEPRSNTMKLGVSKDEIAPALGRADEVFIYQPENLPWLVSEITEKCIQPAYWSSDLDLLVEMITKDAKSKDVILVMSNGGFGGIHQKIMDKLTKLEQQKQEDD, encoded by the coding sequence ATGCATATTCATATTTTAGGGATTTGCGGCACATTTATGACCGGTATTGCCCTAATAGCACGTTCATTAGGGCATAACGTAACAGGTTCAGATAAAAACGTTTATCCACCTATGAGCACATTACTTGAGCAAGAAAATATTAATCTGATTGAAGGTTATGATCCGAGTCAATTGTCCCCAGAACCAGATTTAGTGATTATTGGTAATGCGATGTCCAGAGGTAATCCCTGTGTTGAACATATTTTAAATAACAATATTCCTTATATCTCCGCGCCACAATGGTTACATGACAATGTACTTAAAGATCGTTGGGTCATTGCGGTTGCTGGTACACATGGAAAAACAACTACCGCAGGTATGATTAATTGGATATTGGAAAAAGCTAATTATCAACAGGGATTCTTAATTGGTGGCGTTCCTGGAAATTATAATGTTTCAGCACGTTTGGGCGATAGTAATTTCTTCGTGATTGAAGCCGATGAGTACGATTGTGCATTTTTCGATAAGCGTTCTAAATTTATGCATTATTGTCCAAAAACATTGGTTTTAAACAATCTTGAGTATGATCACGCTGATATATTTGATGATCTACGAGCTATTCAAAAACAGTTCCACCATTTAGTTAGATTAGTTCCAAATAAAGGGTTAATTATTTCACCGCAAGATGATATTAATATAAAAAATATGTTAGCGAGGGGATGTTGGAGTGAGCAGACTCACACCGAATCCGAATCAGGATGGCAGGCAGAAAAACTGACAAATAATGCCAGCAAATTTAATGTTTATTTACAGCAAAAATTAGTTGGTACCGTTGAGTATGATTTAGTCGGTGAACATAATATGCATAATGCCTTAATGGCTATTGCAGCCGCATATAATGTTGGTATTGAACCCAAAGAAGCCTGTGATGCCTTAAACACCTTTGTAAATGCCAAACGTCGGTTAGAATTATATGGGGAAGTCGATGGCATTGAAATCTATGACGATTTTGCCCATCACCCAACAGCTATTTTAGCTACACTTGAAGCATTAAGAAGTAAAGTGGGGTCTAATCGTCGCATATTTACCGTACTTGAACCGCGCTCTAATACTATGAAATTAGGAGTAAGCAAAGATGAAATTGCCCCAGCTTTAGGGCGTGCTGATGAAGTCTTTATTTATCAACCTGAAAATCTCCCGTGGTTAGTCTCTGAAATTACCGAAAAATGTATACAACCTGCTTATTGGTCAAGTGATTTAGATCTTTTAGTCGAAATGATTACTAAGGATGCTAAATCAAAGGATGTTATTTTAGTTATGAGTAATGGCGGATTTGGTGGAATTCATCAAAAAATTATGGATAAATTAACGAAATTGGAGCAGCAAAAACAAGAAGACGATTAA
- the recJ gene encoding single-stranded-DNA-specific exonuclease RecJ: protein MPNSVITRREVNKQIKLSETIHPLLRRIYIARGITSDDQLDNSTQALLDYHPLANIKQATELLYQMANAEKKILIVGDFDTDGATSTALIMTALREFGVKNVSYIIPDRFEDGYGLSISVVERAIAQQASLIITVDNGISATEAVDYAKQHDIKVIITDHHLPPEILPDADAIINPNLQDCPFPSKNLAGVGVTFYFMSAFRALLRQYNWFEQHHLPEYKLGALLDLVALGTVADVVTLDQNNRILIQQGLKRIQAGYCCAGIKALITIAGRNIRNLTAQDLSFYLAPRLNAAGRINNMSLSVELLLTKDDKSALKIAEVLESLNSERKMIEQTMQQEALSFIDKLDNKSVKSSNSFVIYHPEFHQGVIGVLSSRIKDKLYRPVISFAKADNGFLKGSGRSINNVHLRNILETIHNRYPKLITCFGGHAMAAGLTIPEENLNKFSHYFEEEVNNILKTVSLKKEIMTDGEIDSHDFNLATAKILREGGPWGANFPEPLFDGEFLIHQQKRVKNNHLSMVLEPLNGGQLLNAIAFNVDLNCWPDQSIKRIKAVYQLEISEFRGNETINLLIRHLWPIS from the coding sequence ATGCCAAATTCTGTGATAACCAGACGCGAAGTCAATAAACAAATCAAACTTTCCGAAACGATTCATCCTTTGTTGCGACGTATCTATATCGCGCGAGGTATTACATCTGATGATCAGTTAGATAATTCTACACAAGCATTATTGGATTATCATCCACTAGCTAATATTAAACAAGCGACAGAACTGCTCTATCAAATGGCAAACGCAGAAAAAAAAATCCTGATAGTGGGTGATTTTGATACGGATGGCGCTACTAGCACGGCGCTAATTATGACGGCTTTAAGAGAATTTGGTGTTAAGAATGTTAGCTATATCATTCCAGATCGCTTTGAAGATGGTTATGGTCTAAGTATATCGGTTGTCGAACGCGCTATAGCACAACAAGCCTCATTAATCATTACTGTCGATAACGGTATTTCAGCCACAGAAGCGGTTGATTATGCTAAACAACATGATATCAAAGTGATTATTACTGATCATCATTTGCCACCTGAAATACTGCCGGATGCGGATGCGATTATTAATCCTAATTTGCAAGATTGCCCATTTCCATCTAAGAACCTAGCCGGTGTGGGTGTGACATTTTATTTTATGTCAGCATTTAGAGCATTATTACGCCAGTATAATTGGTTTGAACAACATCATTTACCCGAATATAAGCTGGGTGCATTGCTAGATTTAGTTGCATTAGGGACTGTTGCCGATGTGGTGACCCTCGATCAAAATAACCGCATACTAATACAACAAGGTTTGAAACGTATTCAAGCCGGCTACTGTTGTGCAGGTATAAAAGCACTTATTACCATTGCCGGTCGTAATATACGCAATTTAACCGCACAGGATCTTTCATTTTATCTTGCACCCCGATTAAATGCCGCCGGTAGAATTAATAATATGTCTCTAAGTGTTGAGTTGTTACTCACTAAGGATGATAAAAGTGCGTTGAAAATAGCTGAAGTTTTAGAATCACTCAATAGTGAAAGAAAAATGATTGAGCAAACGATGCAACAAGAAGCATTATCATTTATTGATAAACTTGACAATAAAAGTGTCAAAAGTTCCAACAGCTTTGTCATTTATCATCCAGAATTTCATCAAGGAGTCATTGGCGTATTATCATCTCGCATTAAGGATAAACTTTATCGCCCTGTCATTTCATTTGCTAAAGCAGATAATGGTTTTCTTAAAGGATCTGGACGCTCAATTAATAACGTCCATTTACGTAATATTTTGGAGACTATTCATAACCGCTATCCTAAATTAATCACCTGTTTTGGTGGACATGCTATGGCAGCCGGATTAACAATACCAGAAGAAAATCTTAATAAGTTTAGTCATTATTTTGAAGAAGAAGTAAATAATATTCTCAAAACCGTTAGTCTGAAAAAGGAAATTATGACTGATGGTGAAATTGACAGCCATGATTTTAATCTAGCAACGGCTAAAATATTGCGAGAAGGTGGACCTTGGGGGGCAAACTTCCCAGAGCCCCTTTTTGATGGAGAATTTCTAATCCACCAACAAAAGCGCGTTAAAAATAATCACCTAAGCATGGTGCTTGAACCATTAAACGGTGGGCAATTGCTTAATGCGATTGCATTTAATGTCGATTTAAATTGTTGGCCAGATCAATCAATTAAAAGAATTAAAGCTGTTTATCAGCTTGAGATCAGCGAATTTAGAGGTAATGAAACTATCAATTTATTAATTCGACATCTCTGGCCTATTAGTTAA
- the ettA gene encoding energy-dependent translational throttle protein EttA: MAQYVFTMNRVGKIVPPKRYILKDISLSFFPGAKIGVLGLNGAGKSTLLRIMAGIDKEIEGEARPQPGLKIGYLPQEPKLNPEQTVRESVEEAVSEAKNALTQLNAVYAAYAEPDADFDKLAKQQAELEAIIQTHDAHNLNVQLERAADALRLPDWDAKIGHLSGGERRRVALCRLLLEKPDMLLLDEPTNHLDAESVAWLERFLHDYEGTVVAVTHDRYFLDNVAGWILELDRGEGIPWEGNYSSWLEQKEQRLAQEASSESARRKSIEKELEWVRQNPKGRQAKSKARMARFDELNNTEYQKRNETNELFIPTGQRLGDKVIEVEHLTKSYGDRVLIDDLSFRIPKGAIVGIIGPNGAGKSTLFRMLSGQEQPDSGMISLGETVQLASVDQFRDKMDDKKTVWDEISNGQDIMRIGNFEIPSRAYVGRFNFKGVDQQKLVGELSGGERGRVHLAKLLQVGGNVLLLDEPTNDLDVETLRALENALLEFPGCALVISHDRWFLDRIATHILDYQDEGHVEFFEGNFTEYEEWKKRTLGAEALEPKRAKYKRISK; this comes from the coding sequence ATGGCACAATACGTTTTTACAATGAATAGAGTGGGTAAAATCGTCCCACCTAAACGTTATATTTTGAAAGATATTTCACTCAGTTTTTTCCCCGGAGCTAAAATTGGGGTACTTGGGTTAAATGGCGCGGGTAAATCTACGCTTTTGCGGATTATGGCTGGCATTGACAAAGAAATAGAAGGTGAGGCTCGCCCACAACCAGGTTTAAAAATTGGTTACTTACCGCAAGAACCTAAACTCAATCCCGAACAAACGGTTCGTGAATCAGTCGAAGAAGCAGTGAGTGAAGCCAAAAATGCACTCACCCAATTAAATGCTGTTTATGCAGCCTACGCTGAGCCGGATGCGGATTTCGATAAACTTGCCAAGCAGCAAGCAGAACTAGAAGCAATCATTCAAACGCATGATGCTCATAATTTAAATGTACAACTGGAAAGAGCTGCTGATGCATTACGTTTGCCTGATTGGGATGCTAAGATTGGTCATTTATCAGGTGGTGAACGACGTCGCGTTGCTTTATGTCGATTACTACTAGAAAAACCGGATATGCTATTGTTAGATGAGCCAACGAACCACTTGGATGCGGAATCAGTAGCATGGTTGGAACGCTTTTTACATGATTATGAAGGAACGGTGGTTGCAGTAACCCATGATCGTTACTTCTTGGATAATGTCGCGGGTTGGATTTTAGAGCTTGACCGTGGTGAAGGTATTCCTTGGGAAGGAAATTATTCGTCATGGTTAGAGCAAAAAGAGCAACGATTAGCGCAAGAAGCATCATCTGAATCAGCACGTCGTAAATCGATCGAAAAAGAGTTAGAGTGGGTGCGACAAAATCCAAAAGGTCGTCAGGCAAAAAGCAAAGCGCGTATGGCTCGTTTTGATGAACTCAATAACACCGAATACCAAAAACGGAACGAAACTAATGAGCTCTTTATTCCAACAGGTCAACGCTTAGGTGATAAGGTTATTGAAGTAGAACATCTGACAAAATCTTATGGTGACAGAGTATTAATTGATGATCTTTCCTTCCGTATACCAAAAGGGGCAATAGTTGGGATTATTGGACCAAATGGTGCCGGTAAATCAACGTTATTTAGAATGTTATCGGGACAAGAGCAACCCGACTCCGGTATGATTAGTTTGGGTGAAACCGTTCAATTAGCATCGGTCGATCAGTTCCGTGATAAGATGGATGATAAAAAAACCGTTTGGGATGAAATATCAAATGGTCAAGATATCATGCGAATTGGTAATTTTGAAATACCAAGTCGGGCTTATGTTGGTCGATTCAATTTTAAAGGTGTTGATCAGCAAAAACTTGTCGGTGAGCTTTCAGGTGGCGAACGTGGACGAGTTCATTTAGCTAAGCTATTACAAGTTGGTGGCAATGTGTTATTGCTTGATGAACCAACCAATGACTTAGATGTAGAAACATTACGAGCATTGGAAAATGCATTATTAGAATTTCCTGGTTGTGCTTTAGTTATTTCACATGACCGTTGGTTCTTAGATCGTATAGCAACGCATATTCTTGATTATCAGGATGAAGGTCATGTTGAATTTTTTGAAGGTAACTTTACTGAATATGAAGAATGGAAAAAACGGACTTTAGGCGCTGAAGCATTAGAGCCAAAACGTGCTAAATATAAGCGAATTAGCAAATAA
- the mdtI gene encoding multidrug/spermidine efflux SMR transporter subunit MdtI, with the protein MHNFDWYHLSFLILAAILDIVANVFLKYSNGFKNKIFGTLSILFVLIAFSCLAEAVKAIDLSVAYALWGGFGLIATTLAGWLLFEQQLNWRGWLGVAGLIVGMTLLKFA; encoded by the coding sequence ATGCATAATTTTGATTGGTATCATTTGAGCTTTTTAATCTTAGCCGCTATCTTGGATATAGTGGCGAACGTTTTTTTAAAATACTCTAATGGTTTTAAAAATAAAATATTTGGAACATTATCTATTTTATTTGTACTTATCGCTTTTAGTTGTTTAGCTGAAGCGGTAAAAGCCATTGACTTGTCGGTAGCTTATGCTTTATGGGGCGGATTCGGATTAATAGCGACAACATTGGCAGGATGGCTGTTATTTGAGCAACAACTAAATTGGCGTGGTTGGTTAGGTGTTGCCGGCTTAATTGTTGGCATGACGCTACTCAAATTTGCTTAA
- the asd gene encoding aspartate-semialdehyde dehydrogenase, whose protein sequence is MKNVGFIGWRGMVGSVLMQRMIQEHDFDGINAIFFSTSQVGQAAPSFTGKTGVLQDANDIEALKALDIIVTCQGGDYTSDIYPKLRNAGWQGYWIDAASTLRMKDDAVIILDPVNRANIDSALNQGIKTFVGGNCTVSLMLMSLGGLFAADLVDWVSVSTYQAASGGGARHMRELLTQMGMLHAEVAKELANPNSSILDIEQKVTAKMRDGSLPTDNFGVPLAGSLIPWIDKQLDNGQSREEWKGQAETNKILGTSKIIPVDGLCVRVGALRCHSQSFTIKLKKDIAIPEIEQLLASHNEWVKVIPNDRELSMKELTPAAVTGTLSTPVGRLRKLNMGKDFISAFTVGDQLLWGAAEPLRRMLRILG, encoded by the coding sequence ATGAAAAATGTCGGTTTTATAGGTTGGCGAGGAATGGTTGGATCAGTTCTGATGCAAAGAATGATCCAAGAACATGATTTTGATGGTATTAATGCTATCTTTTTTTCAACGTCACAAGTTGGACAAGCTGCACCAAGTTTTACGGGTAAAACGGGTGTATTACAAGATGCTAATGATATTGAAGCACTTAAAGCCTTAGACATTATCGTAACCTGCCAAGGCGGTGACTATACTAGCGATATCTATCCTAAATTACGTAATGCGGGTTGGCAAGGTTACTGGATCGATGCAGCTTCAACATTGAGAATGAAAGACGATGCAGTCATTATTCTAGATCCGGTTAACCGTGCTAACATTGATTCAGCACTCAATCAAGGTATTAAAACCTTCGTAGGTGGTAACTGTACCGTCAGCCTAATGCTTATGTCCTTAGGTGGGTTATTTGCCGCAGATTTAGTTGATTGGGTATCGGTATCCACTTACCAAGCAGCTTCTGGTGGTGGTGCACGTCATATGCGTGAATTACTTACACAAATGGGAATGTTACATGCAGAGGTTGCTAAAGAGTTGGCTAATCCAAATTCATCTATTTTAGATATTGAACAAAAAGTGACGGCCAAAATGCGTGATGGATCATTACCAACTGATAATTTTGGAGTACCACTTGCTGGAAGTTTAATTCCATGGATTGATAAACAATTGGATAATGGTCAAAGCCGCGAGGAGTGGAAAGGTCAGGCTGAAACCAACAAAATTCTTGGCACATCAAAAATTATTCCTGTTGATGGTCTATGTGTCCGAGTTGGTGCGCTTCGTTGTCATAGCCAATCTTTCACGATTAAGCTTAAAAAAGATATCGCGATCCCGGAAATTGAGCAATTATTAGCATCCCATAACGAATGGGTTAAAGTCATTCCAAATGATCGTGAATTATCAATGAAAGAACTAACACCAGCAGCCGTGACTGGCACATTATCAACCCCTGTTGGACGATTACGTAAGTTAAACATGGGTAAAGATTTTATATCAGCCTTTACCGTTGGTGATCAGTTACTTTGGGGTGCAGCAGAACCATTAAGAAGAATGTTAAGAATTTTAGGTTAA
- a CDS encoding multidrug/spermidine efflux SMR transporter subunit MdtJ, with amino-acid sequence MFYRLFLLLAILFEVTGTISMKYASIHGYQLGHLIMYVMITFSYICLAIAIKRIPIGIAYALWEGIGTVFIIFFSIILFNDPMSFQKILGLIIIFASIALIESGEKTTAKES; translated from the coding sequence ATGTTTTATCGATTATTCTTGTTATTAGCTATTCTGTTCGAGGTTACGGGTACAATCTCAATGAAATATGCCAGTATACATGGCTATCAATTAGGTCATCTTATTATGTATGTGATGATCACTTTTTCCTATATTTGCTTAGCTATTGCTATTAAGCGTATCCCTATCGGAATAGCTTATGCGTTATGGGAAGGGATTGGCACTGTATTTATTATTTTCTTTAGTATCATTTTATTTAATGACCCAATGAGTTTTCAAAAAATACTAGGGTTAATCATTATTTTTGCAAGTATTGCTTTAATTGAATCCGGTGAAAAAACAACCGCTAAAGAATCTTAG